Below is a genomic region from Marinobacter salarius.
ACAGAGCGGTGTTCCTGATCATCAGCCTATCTCCCACTCTGCTTCAAGGTCGGTGGCCCATTCAGCCAAGGTATCCTTCACCCGGGAGGGATCGCTCGAAAACAACCGCAACACACCCAGGTAGTCCTTGTTTGAGTGGGTCAAGCGGACGTCATCACCCACTTCCCTCAACGGCTCAAACTCGGCAATGCCGTCACCGCACGGCTCCCTGCGCTCAGGAGCTGAACGGCGAACCCGCCCGCTGGTAGAAGCACTGAGATAACGTATCTGCGCCGCCTGCGTGGGCGGGGATAATTCAAGAGGGTTGCCAACATGGGCCTGAAGGATGGCATGGAACAGTCCATGATTCGTCATACGGTCAAGCAGGAATTCGCGGCCATCCCCCACCGTTCGGTAATTGATCTCGATAAGTCTTGGCCCATTGTCGGTTATCACAAATTCGGAATGGCAGGAGCCAAGGCCCACACCGAAGCGCCGTACCTGCCTGAACATCTCCTGAAGGTGAGGCCTTTCAGGCTGGTAAGGCACCCACGCCGCTTCAAGTTCGACAAAATGGGGAGGCTCGGAAAGCTGCACTTCAAATCCTCCGAGCGCAATCAGGCTGTTTCCGTCCCCAATGGTTTCCAGAGTGTGAACAGGGCCTGACAGAAACTCTTCCAGCAGCAGGGGTTGCCCGGGTTGTTCCTGCCAGAACTGATCACAGAATGATTGCAGTTGCGCAGCATTGTCCAGGCGCCTGACGTTGAGGCTGGCAACCCCCTCCCGGGGCTTGGCAATACACGGGAATGGAACGTCGTTGATCACCTTCCCCAGGGATGTCTGATCATTCACAGCCCTGAACCAGCATGCGCCATCATCGAGCGCTTTCAGGTACTGGCGCATGGCTGCCTTGTTTTTTGCCCGGTAACAGGTTTGCCAGTCTTTGCCCGGCAGATTCAGGTA
It encodes:
- a CDS encoding ATP-grasp domain-containing protein; the encoded protein is MRDTVLFLAHVPTEALNRGFLPAAQSMGLKVILLTDQAATHHHYFSQPDLPAYPEQILQCDVFNPLSVLDLLSELPAPVGVFSNSDHLQTVTALAAAYLNLPGKDWQTCYRAKNKAAMRQYLKALDDGACWFRAVNDQTSLGKVINDVPFPCIAKPREGVASLNVRRLDNAAQLQSFCDQFWQEQPGQPLLLEEFLSGPVHTLETIGDGNSLIALGGFEVQLSEPPHFVELEAAWVPYQPERPHLQEMFRQVRRFGVGLGSCHSEFVITDNGPRLIEINYRTVGDGREFLLDRMTNHGLFHAILQAHVGNPLELSPPTQAAQIRYLSASTSGRVRRSAPERREPCGDGIAEFEPLREVGDDVRLTHSNKDYLGVLRLFSSDPSRVKDTLAEWATDLEAEWEIG